One Candidatus Saccharibacteria bacterium RAAC3_TM7_1 genomic region harbors:
- a CDS encoding hypothetical protein (RAAC3_TM7_1_614): protein MACILTPLTLFHWFSPQSDYSVMSFIAQASTFPGVMCERFTGDTRVVEGSNSAHSDAHPYYERFLIAPEAYEGHRKSVSLIARWAGVNPAGPAAPFQIFIKSSRSKFAEDFLFNCFCLHKTRAPTVTVGARSSDQMKYGSIPSRSSVALTPPHPRASSSP, encoded by the coding sequence ATGGCTTGCATACTAACCCCTTTAACCCTATTTCATTGGTTTTCACCCCAAAGTGATTATTCAGTAATGAGTTTTATAGCTCAGGCGTCCACTTTCCCTGGAGTTATGTGCGAACGCTTCACTGGTGATACCAGGGTGGTTGAAGGGTCAAATAGCGCTCATAGTGATGCCCACCCTTACTATGAGCGCTTTTTGATTGCGCCGGAGGCTTATGAGGGACACCGCAAGTCGGTTTCCCTCATCGCGCGGTGGGCCGGAGTGAATCCGGCCGGACCGGCTGCTCCTTTCCAGATATTTATAAAATCTTCACGAAGTAAATTCGCTGAAGATTTTTTATTTAATTGTTTTTGCCTACATAAAACTCGAGCCCCGACCGTGACGGTCGGGGCTCGGAGCTCGGATCAGATGAAGTACGGCAGCATCCCCTCCAGGAGCTCAGTGGCGCTGACCCCACCCCACCCTCGGGCATCCTCTAGCCCGTAG
- a CDS encoding hypothetical protein (RAAC3_TM7_1_618), which yields MRSNFKAGLYREATLFEQRLSSPTVSLILAGSILGAFIYLFFLLQPSVRGDLLPYILTIIAEFFLVSQGVLSFWTILSGRANPRHFEYHNAQNGLFGQRIGKSLAKDLHEYVSEQTRELQMYMHRKKVSVDVFIPVYGEPVDEIKATAQAARDMYGKHETYILDDGESDNVKKMARRIGVGYIRRPRHDHAKAGNINYALRQTKGDFFVILDADFVAKPEFLYETLPFFEDKEMAMVQTPQFYSNALNFVSTAAGYMQHIFYSMLMSGKNRFNAAFCVGTCVVFRREAIKGIGGMYDRSKSEDIWTSLKLHEKGWRTVYINKVLAEGKTPETLKAYSKQQLRWATGSFEIFLKSNPLLNFKLSVDQRLQYFLTTTFYFNGFVVLALLILPALQIYFNISPIALSIPLWQWALLYSGFYVMQLMLSFYAMGGLRLETIMISAASYPIYVKAFFNALFGRDQAWAATNARDDQYDSPFNYIRIQAYTFLFLLLTTVVGVWKAYYTAEFSIAVVWAGVMTAIFGYFVRAALREGRQLKREAKKAAVKQRTLQGSKA from the coding sequence ATGCGGAGCAATTTTAAGGCAGGCCTGTATCGCGAGGCTACACTATTTGAGCAACGTCTGTCGTCTCCTACCGTGTCGTTGATACTGGCGGGATCGATCCTCGGTGCCTTTATTTATCTTTTCTTTCTATTGCAACCGAGTGTTCGCGGCGACCTCTTGCCGTATATTCTAACGATCATTGCTGAATTTTTCCTGGTCTCCCAAGGAGTGCTGTCGTTTTGGACGATTCTCAGCGGTCGGGCAAACCCGCGCCATTTCGAGTATCACAATGCTCAAAACGGCCTCTTCGGGCAGCGGATCGGTAAATCGCTCGCCAAAGATTTACATGAATATGTCTCGGAGCAGACGCGGGAGTTGCAGATGTATATGCACCGGAAAAAGGTTTCCGTTGATGTCTTCATCCCTGTTTACGGTGAGCCGGTTGATGAGATCAAAGCGACCGCCCAGGCTGCGCGCGACATGTACGGCAAGCATGAGACATATATTCTCGATGATGGTGAGTCAGATAACGTAAAGAAAATGGCGCGCCGAATTGGTGTCGGCTATATCAGGCGCCCACGCCATGATCACGCAAAAGCCGGTAATATCAACTATGCACTGCGTCAGACCAAGGGCGATTTCTTTGTGATCCTTGACGCTGACTTTGTAGCAAAGCCCGAGTTTCTCTACGAAACACTCCCCTTTTTTGAAGATAAAGAAATGGCGATGGTACAGACGCCGCAGTTTTACAGCAACGCACTTAACTTTGTCTCTACCGCAGCCGGCTACATGCAGCACATCTTTTATTCCATGCTCATGTCTGGTAAAAATCGCTTCAACGCGGCCTTCTGCGTCGGCACCTGCGTGGTCTTTCGCCGCGAAGCGATCAAAGGCATAGGCGGTATGTATGACCGTTCGAAGTCTGAGGATATCTGGACGTCGCTAAAACTGCACGAGAAAGGCTGGCGAACAGTCTACATCAACAAAGTTCTAGCTGAAGGTAAAACTCCCGAGACGCTCAAGGCCTACTCCAAGCAACAGCTCCGCTGGGCGACCGGCAGTTTCGAGATATTCCTAAAGAGTAATCCGCTGCTAAACTTTAAGCTGAGTGTTGACCAGCGGTTGCAGTATTTTCTGACGACAACGTTTTATTTCAACGGATTTGTCGTCTTGGCGCTGCTCATCCTGCCGGCACTGCAGATTTATTTCAACATCTCACCGATTGCCCTCTCAATCCCCCTTTGGCAATGGGCGCTGCTCTACTCCGGCTTTTACGTGATGCAACTAATGCTGTCGTTTTATGCGATGGGTGGCCTGAGACTCGAGACGATCATGATTTCTGCCGCTTCCTATCCGATCTACGTCAAGGCATTTTTTAATGCTTTATTTGGTCGCGACCAGGCGTGGGCAGCCACAAACGCTCGCGACGACCAGTATGATTCGCCGTTTAACTATATCCGCATCCAAGCCTATACTTTCCTGTTTCTGTTATTAACTACCGTCGTTGGTGTATGGAAAGCCTACTATACGGCGGAATTTTCAATCGCCGTCGTGTGGGCTGGCGTGATGACAGCTATCTTTGGTTATTTTGTTCGCGCGGCGCTTCGTGAGGGGCGACAGCTAAAACGAGAAGCAAAGAAAGCAGCCGTGAAGCAACGGACATTACAAGGAAGCAAGGCTTAG
- a CDS encoding Endo-1,3(4)-beta-glucanase (RAAC3_TM7_1_620) yields MRGLVVISTIAVLTLVGLGSGLLYFGGRQDGTLPEPSSDSKPAPSLIDRVTLDSLSPVTGEQLDYSHLAANLTPPTNKWFSGFALQATPRPGFSYPNSFKPTNNGFEMSLPQIKANPDLIIGPHRADIPVHIVGASSYKITRYDELTVDLTYYKGKTALATVTVAQGSPYVFMTAKQRVVIRAAGFSKQKSAIKRGHFWYGLQAAGSWQADGLRLSPKQTMSLYSASQSGDLSLLKRYASNVVTSAKASYALTSRQVRTSFTFTTRNHRPTVFAYLPHQQHGKKLGSVSYRSILGTLRTAVGTTFTYDVEPIPVASSLTIHSLSVIDQAVLREQLRRDTAASQLDKQDSYFAGKQLYRAAQLLDLAYQLGDSDTAKQLQAHLKTRLTGWLTKGKSTPQSFGYNRKAHGIVGRAASFGSSTEFNDHHFHYGYFIYAASVLARYDEDFLLAYKPMVNLLVADIANYKNNEPLPLRRVFDPYVGHSWAGGTAPYSDGNDQESVSEAMNAWTAVVLWGHATKNTALENEGRWLLANEAATAQWYWYKSNASKEEYLKQYTAPLVSLVWGGKREYRTFFSEAPNAKLAIQLLPMNPTMQFLQADRKNLIFKTTDIRRPYGDFILMAQRGATIDQARSLPDTAIDDGNSRTYLYAWVLTH; encoded by the coding sequence ATGAGAGGGCTGGTTGTCATTAGTACTATCGCAGTTTTAACACTTGTAGGACTTGGCTCTGGTCTACTGTATTTTGGTGGCAGACAAGACGGTACCCTACCTGAGCCATCGAGTGATTCGAAGCCGGCACCGTCACTGATTGATCGTGTCACACTCGACTCGCTCTCTCCAGTGACGGGTGAGCAGCTTGACTACAGTCATCTTGCGGCAAATCTCACACCACCGACCAACAAATGGTTTAGTGGCTTTGCATTACAGGCGACGCCTCGTCCGGGTTTTAGCTATCCAAATAGCTTCAAGCCAACCAATAATGGCTTTGAGATGAGTCTGCCGCAAATTAAGGCAAACCCCGATCTTATTATCGGCCCGCATCGCGCCGATATACCAGTGCACATCGTTGGTGCTAGTAGCTATAAAATTACTCGTTATGATGAGTTAACGGTCGACCTGACCTACTACAAAGGCAAAACGGCGCTTGCAACCGTCACGGTAGCGCAAGGTTCACCATATGTTTTTATGACGGCAAAGCAACGCGTGGTAATTCGAGCTGCTGGATTCTCTAAACAAAAGTCGGCAATAAAGAGAGGTCACTTCTGGTATGGCCTACAAGCGGCCGGTTCGTGGCAAGCTGACGGTCTTCGCCTATCACCCAAACAGACCATGTCTCTATATAGCGCGTCTCAATCGGGCGATCTCTCGCTATTGAAGCGGTATGCGTCGAACGTGGTAACATCGGCCAAAGCAAGCTACGCGCTTACATCAAGGCAGGTTCGTACTTCATTCACATTTACGACACGTAACCATCGGCCGACGGTATTTGCTTACCTACCCCATCAGCAACATGGCAAAAAGCTGGGAAGTGTCAGCTATCGCTCGATTCTCGGTACACTGCGTACAGCCGTCGGGACGACGTTTACGTATGATGTTGAGCCTATACCGGTTGCCTCATCTTTGACGATCCATTCCCTTTCCGTTATTGATCAGGCTGTGCTGCGGGAGCAGCTGCGTCGCGACACGGCTGCGAGTCAGCTGGATAAACAAGATAGCTATTTTGCTGGTAAGCAACTCTACCGTGCGGCGCAGCTGTTAGATCTTGCTTATCAACTGGGCGACAGCGACACGGCCAAGCAGCTTCAGGCACATCTGAAGACCCGGCTAACGGGCTGGCTGACCAAGGGAAAGAGTACGCCGCAGTCGTTTGGCTACAACAGAAAAGCCCATGGTATTGTCGGTCGCGCTGCAAGCTTCGGCTCTAGCACGGAGTTCAATGACCATCACTTCCATTATGGGTATTTCATCTATGCGGCTTCGGTGCTGGCACGCTATGACGAAGACTTCCTACTAGCGTATAAGCCGATGGTTAACTTACTGGTTGCCGATATCGCCAACTATAAAAATAATGAGCCACTACCGCTGCGCCGCGTCTTTGACCCGTATGTCGGACATTCCTGGGCGGGCGGAACGGCGCCGTACTCTGATGGAAATGATCAGGAGTCGGTTTCGGAAGCTATGAATGCCTGGACGGCGGTTGTCCTGTGGGGACACGCGACGAAAAATACGGCACTGGAAAACGAAGGCCGCTGGCTACTCGCCAACGAAGCCGCGACCGCCCAGTGGTATTGGTATAAAAGTAACGCATCAAAGGAGGAGTATTTAAAGCAATATACCGCTCCGCTCGTCTCGCTGGTCTGGGGCGGAAAACGTGAGTACCGTACCTTTTTTAGCGAAGCACCGAATGCCAAATTGGCCATTCAGCTACTGCCAATGAATCCGACGATGCAGTTCTTGCAAGCCGACAGGAAGAATCTAATCTTTAAGACTACTGATATTCGCCGTCCGTATGGTGATTTCATCTTGATGGCACAACGCGGCGCTACGATCGATCAAGCACGCTCCTTGCCCGACACAGCTATCGATGACGGCAATTCGCGCACTTACCTGTATGCGTGGGTACTGACGCACTAA
- a CDS encoding peptidyl-tRNA hydrolase (RAAC3_TM7_1_616), with protein sequence MKLIFAQGNPGLEYYYTRHNVGFLCLDAFAEERGATYSSKPKFLAVVAETSINGEKVILAKPTTFYNESGRSARALMDFYKLDPATDILVLHDELALPFGTLRIRDRGSDAGNNGIKSLNAHLGENYHRLRIGIASEQRSQIADVDFVLARLSQDEMLLLTKTIQPQVNQIIQDFILGQHVITSHSLL encoded by the coding sequence ATGAAGCTGATCTTTGCACAAGGTAATCCTGGACTAGAGTACTACTACACGCGACATAACGTAGGCTTCTTGTGTTTGGACGCTTTCGCCGAAGAAAGGGGGGCAACTTATAGTTCCAAGCCTAAATTCCTTGCCGTCGTCGCTGAGACGTCGATAAATGGTGAAAAGGTCATCCTGGCGAAGCCAACGACTTTCTACAATGAATCCGGTCGTTCAGCTCGCGCGCTCATGGATTTTTACAAGCTCGATCCCGCCACCGACATTCTGGTGCTGCACGACGAACTGGCGCTACCGTTTGGTACACTCCGTATCCGCGACAGGGGGAGTGACGCCGGCAATAATGGTATTAAATCGCTCAATGCCCACCTCGGTGAAAATTACCACCGTCTGCGTATTGGCATCGCCAGTGAGCAGCGCAGTCAGATAGCCGACGTTGATTTCGTCCTCGCACGACTCAGTCAAGATGAAATGCTCCTTCTCACAAAGACCATCCAGCCACAGGTCAATCAAATCATCCAAGATTTCATCCTCGGCCAGCACGTTATCACCAGTCACTCATTGCTTTAA
- a CDS encoding DNA topoisomerase (RAAC3_TM7_1_612) produces MSKNLVIVESPAKAKTIEKYLGSDFTVLSSIGHIRSIVKKTKDGTPPIDVKNGFKTVYEVDPEKKKVITALKKAVKNAETVWLATDEDREGEAIAWHLCEVLKLDPKTTNRIVFHEITKDAITEAIKHPRTVDMYLVQAQQARQILDRIVGFELSPVVWQKVPGGKSAGRVQSPAVRLLVEREREIAKFESSSQFKITAIFPHEGREIKAELNKRFDSEEAATTFLETLKGASFAVSSVTKSPGTRNPSAPFTTSTLQQEANSKLGFSSKATMTAAQKLYQEGKITYMRTDSVNLSAQAIAATADYVKSLYGHEYSTIRKYKTKNTSAQEAHEAIRPTDVTREQVSGNDYDQKLYDLIRRRTIASQMSPAKLENTTVTIIFSLPSSSEKATVTGPVFEAKGQVILFDGFLRVYGGGKEEILPVLEKDQALSLYSVEARQVFARPPARYTEGSLVKKLEELGIGRPSTYATIINTVQIRGYAEKGENEGTPRDVIVLSLVDGEVEREVIEEKTGSDRGKLVPTPAGELIADFLGEHFEQIIDYGFTASVEEHFDDIAENKLARNDMLTDFYTPFHTLIEQSGTIDRSTVGTNREVGTDPKSGKPILARFGRYGPMLQLGSSEDKDDKPQFAPLPKGTKIETITLDEALHAFKLPRFVGQTSDGQDIKANIGRFGPYIQVGKLFVSIKPEDPHDITLEKARELYDAKLKAEAEKNIADFGDGIKVLNGRFGPYITDGKKNAKIPKDTDPKTVTHEQAKKLLAAAPATKKRRRIVRKKS; encoded by the coding sequence ATGAGCAAAAATCTTGTTATCGTAGAGTCACCGGCCAAAGCCAAGACAATCGAGAAATATCTCGGGAGTGATTTTACGGTGCTTTCCAGCATTGGCCATATCCGCTCCATCGTCAAAAAAACCAAAGACGGTACGCCGCCAATTGACGTAAAGAACGGCTTTAAAACCGTTTACGAAGTCGACCCGGAAAAGAAAAAGGTTATTACCGCGCTGAAAAAGGCAGTCAAAAATGCCGAAACCGTCTGGCTGGCAACTGATGAAGACCGTGAAGGAGAGGCGATCGCCTGGCATCTTTGCGAGGTCTTGAAACTCGATCCGAAAACAACTAACCGTATCGTGTTCCACGAGATCACAAAGGACGCCATTACCGAGGCTATAAAGCATCCGCGTACGGTTGATATGTACCTGGTGCAGGCACAGCAAGCTCGCCAGATATTAGATCGTATCGTCGGCTTCGAACTCTCACCAGTCGTCTGGCAGAAGGTACCTGGTGGTAAATCGGCTGGCCGCGTCCAGAGTCCGGCGGTGCGGCTACTCGTCGAGCGGGAGCGTGAAATCGCAAAGTTTGAGAGCTCAAGCCAATTCAAGATAACGGCTATCTTTCCCCACGAAGGCAGGGAGATCAAAGCCGAGCTTAATAAACGGTTTGATAGCGAGGAAGCAGCGACAACCTTCCTCGAAACCCTCAAAGGCGCCAGCTTTGCTGTTTCTTCGGTCACCAAATCACCGGGTACGCGTAACCCTAGTGCACCATTTACTACCAGTACACTTCAGCAGGAAGCTAACTCGAAGCTAGGCTTCAGTTCGAAGGCCACCATGACGGCAGCGCAAAAGCTCTACCAGGAGGGTAAGATCACCTACATGCGTACCGACAGTGTCAACCTGAGCGCGCAGGCTATCGCCGCTACGGCTGACTACGTCAAGTCACTATACGGTCACGAATACAGCACCATCCGTAAGTACAAAACCAAGAATACTTCTGCTCAGGAAGCGCACGAAGCCATCCGACCAACCGATGTCACCCGTGAGCAAGTCAGTGGTAACGATTACGACCAGAAATTATACGACCTGATCCGTCGCCGCACCATCGCCAGCCAGATGAGCCCAGCCAAACTGGAGAATACGACAGTTACGATCATCTTTTCACTACCGTCGTCTTCCGAAAAGGCGACAGTGACTGGGCCAGTTTTCGAAGCCAAGGGTCAGGTTATCCTCTTTGACGGCTTCCTGCGCGTCTACGGTGGCGGCAAGGAAGAGATTCTGCCTGTTCTTGAGAAAGATCAAGCGCTATCACTCTACTCAGTCGAGGCACGTCAGGTTTTTGCCCGTCCACCGGCACGCTACACTGAAGGCTCGCTCGTTAAAAAGCTCGAGGAGCTTGGTATTGGCCGCCCGAGTACGTATGCAACTATTATCAATACCGTGCAGATACGCGGTTACGCCGAAAAAGGCGAAAACGAGGGTACGCCACGCGACGTAATCGTATTGTCACTCGTTGACGGCGAGGTTGAACGCGAGGTCATAGAGGAAAAAACTGGTTCAGACCGCGGTAAGTTAGTGCCGACACCCGCCGGTGAACTCATCGCCGACTTCCTTGGCGAGCACTTCGAACAAATCATCGATTATGGCTTTACGGCCAGCGTCGAGGAGCACTTCGACGACATCGCCGAAAACAAGCTGGCCAGAAACGACATGCTGACGGATTTCTATACACCGTTCCATACGCTCATCGAACAATCCGGCACCATCGACCGCAGTACCGTTGGCACTAACCGTGAAGTCGGCACTGATCCGAAGTCTGGCAAGCCGATCCTAGCACGCTTTGGCCGCTATGGACCGATGCTCCAACTCGGTAGCTCCGAAGATAAAGACGACAAACCGCAGTTCGCACCGCTTCCAAAGGGAACGAAGATCGAGACCATCACCCTTGACGAGGCACTGCACGCCTTTAAGCTGCCACGCTTCGTCGGGCAAACCAGTGACGGACAAGACATTAAAGCCAATATCGGCCGCTTTGGCCCCTATATCCAAGTAGGCAAGCTATTTGTCAGTATCAAGCCAGAAGATCCACACGATATTACCCTTGAGAAAGCACGCGAACTCTATGACGCCAAGCTCAAAGCCGAGGCAGAAAAGAATATCGCCGACTTCGGGGATGGTATAAAAGTACTAAATGGCCGCTTTGGCCCCTACATCACCGACGGCAAGAAGAACGCCAAGATTCCCAAAGACACTGACCCAAAGACGGTCACACATGAGCAAGCTAAAAAGCTACTTGCCGCTGCGCCAGCAACCAAAAAACGGCGTCGAATCGTCCGTAAAAAATCATAA
- a CDS encoding Biotin/lipoyl attachment protein (RAAC3_TM7_1_619), with product MTIGGRLKFVIGIVIVFALAAGGFLYLNYSMSNITSRAATLEADSYAISVEYGGIIEKQYVDIGTEVKKNDPLFEINSSSLKDALDSKRATKSGLLFSLTPDGNILLRSNNNGVIRQVNYPEGAYLPSNTQIAQLAVKDSDYVTAKFLLRAPDYSRIDKKKPLHVTLPDNTQLEAKIFDITLQQEGENVYTIVKARFSRGATINSNFSPGTPVSANWQLQSNSWYTNMLNLLKQLIKPTTES from the coding sequence ATGACGATCGGCGGTAGGCTTAAATTCGTGATCGGGATTGTGATAGTATTCGCGCTTGCTGCTGGCGGGTTCCTTTACCTAAACTATTCGATGTCGAATATCACCTCACGAGCGGCAACGCTTGAAGCGGACTCGTACGCCATTAGCGTCGAATATGGCGGCATTATCGAAAAGCAGTACGTCGATATTGGCACTGAGGTGAAAAAGAATGATCCGCTGTTTGAAATCAACAGTTCAAGTTTGAAAGATGCGCTCGACAGCAAACGGGCAACCAAATCCGGCCTGCTATTTTCATTGACGCCGGACGGCAATATCCTGCTCCGTTCCAATAATAACGGCGTGATCCGCCAAGTGAATTACCCTGAGGGCGCCTATCTACCATCGAATACGCAAATTGCCCAGCTGGCTGTAAAAGACTCCGACTACGTGACAGCAAAGTTTCTGCTCAGGGCGCCGGACTATTCACGGATCGACAAGAAAAAACCACTCCACGTTACCTTGCCGGATAATACACAGCTGGAAGCGAAAATCTTTGATATTACTTTGCAGCAGGAAGGTGAAAACGTCTATACGATCGTGAAGGCGCGTTTTAGTCGCGGCGCAACGATCAATTCAAACTTTAGTCCGGGTACGCCAGTATCGGCAAACTGGCAATTGCAGAGCAACAGCTGGTACACGAACATGCTCAACCTGTTGAAACAGTTGATTAAACCAACGACCGAGTCGTAG
- a CDS encoding hypothetical protein (RAAC3_TM7_1_617), which yields MYKLTMAIMKAVTLTLLVAAAMFYLLEGESARTYAFAVLSVIALIVALMIWGEHHSKLKNAPSSSVTLFEQESSITTALRLVRQLPERPVMYYRGEVFDFVHNDPTQPDPA from the coding sequence ATGTACAAGCTCACGATGGCGATCATGAAAGCGGTCACACTGACTCTGCTGGTCGCCGCGGCCATGTTTTACTTGCTCGAGGGAGAATCTGCGCGGACGTATGCCTTCGCTGTGCTCTCGGTCATCGCACTGATCGTCGCTCTGATGATCTGGGGCGAACACCACAGCAAGCTGAAGAACGCACCGAGCTCATCGGTAACGCTCTTTGAGCAAGAAAGTAGTATTACCACTGCACTCAGGCTGGTCCGCCAGCTTCCGGAGCGTCCAGTGATGTACTACAGGGGCGAGGTCTTTGACTTCGTCCACAACGACCCGACCCAGCCCGATCCGGCCTGA
- a CDS encoding hypothetical protein (RAAC3_TM7_1_611) has translation MEQTSQTDMAASLTVAVDDTLALIEQDREREIITRRFGLYERKETLEQIGELLGITRERVRQLEKAILTRLKAASEQNKIPSLHEVERHLIRQLSEKGRVARIQDVTEAMVGKDTTPAHRSHVAFVAELSPNISVVNENDDFYLAIGIKEHADEKKIKANVEEIVKTIKKHGEPIQIEELHAKLNHEHPDHVRALASVSKKLASLKDRWGLVKWPTVNPKNIRDKIYVILAENGKPMHFSDIASSIKQSDFKRKDVTTQAIHNELIKDKRFVLIGRGIYALDSWGYSKGTVADIIANVLKKAGEPLHRDEIVKRVLKSRQVKETTILLNLQSKPQFKRVSKATYKLADEA, from the coding sequence ATGGAACAGACGAGTCAAACAGATATGGCAGCGAGCCTTACGGTCGCTGTTGACGACACGCTGGCTCTGATAGAGCAGGATCGTGAGCGTGAAATCATTACCCGCCGCTTTGGCCTATACGAGCGCAAAGAGACGCTTGAACAGATCGGCGAGCTGCTCGGTATTACTCGTGAGCGTGTGCGCCAGCTCGAAAAAGCCATCCTGACTCGTCTTAAGGCTGCCTCTGAGCAAAACAAGATTCCTAGCTTGCACGAAGTAGAGCGACACCTGATCCGCCAGCTGTCTGAAAAGGGGAGAGTTGCCCGTATCCAGGACGTGACCGAAGCCATGGTTGGCAAAGACACGACTCCTGCTCACCGATCCCATGTTGCCTTTGTCGCGGAGTTATCACCAAATATTTCCGTCGTCAATGAAAACGATGACTTTTATCTGGCCATCGGCATCAAAGAACACGCCGATGAAAAGAAAATCAAAGCAAACGTCGAAGAGATCGTCAAGACAATCAAAAAGCATGGCGAACCGATCCAGATAGAGGAGCTGCACGCCAAGCTTAACCATGAGCACCCCGACCATGTTCGCGCTCTTGCAAGCGTCAGTAAAAAACTGGCTAGCTTAAAAGACCGTTGGGGACTTGTCAAGTGGCCAACCGTCAACCCCAAAAATATCCGCGACAAGATCTACGTGATCTTAGCCGAAAATGGCAAACCAATGCACTTTTCCGACATCGCGAGCAGTATCAAGCAGAGTGATTTCAAGCGCAAAGATGTCACGACACAAGCAATTCACAATGAGCTCATCAAAGACAAGCGTTTCGTGCTGATCGGCCGCGGTATTTACGCGCTCGACAGCTGGGGTTACAGCAAGGGTACGGTTGCCGACATCATCGCCAATGTCCTGAAAAAAGCCGGCGAGCCACTGCATCGTGATGAGATCGTCAAACGCGTCTTAAAGAGCCGCCAAGTCAAAGAAACGACCATCTTGCTGAACCTTCAGAGCAAGCCGCAATTCAAGCGCGTATCGAAAGCAACTTACAAGCTTGCTGACGAAGCCTAA
- a CDS encoding hypothetical protein (RAAC3_TM7_1_613) — MKINKISPDKHRYLKILASIAEPPKTLNYSGTLPDVRRPTVAIIGTRKPTTYGKEVTEKITTELAAKGIVIVSGLALGVDGLAHKAALDAGGMTLAILGSGLPRIYPSAHRQLAERILAGGGALISEYSEDEEARPHYFLERNRLVSGLADAIIITEAAARSGTLNTAAHALEQGKEIFVVPGNITSAMSIGCNYLIKQGATPLIHSDDVLEVIAPDLLKPQTSLALGNTPAEQKVIEALQNGLRDGDEIQASLAISATELSTALTMLEINGLIRNLGANQWTLR; from the coding sequence ATGAAAATCAATAAGATTTCACCAGATAAGCACAGATACCTAAAGATACTAGCTTCTATTGCCGAACCTCCAAAAACATTGAATTATAGTGGTACATTACCCGATGTGCGTCGGCCAACGGTCGCGATCATTGGCACGCGCAAGCCGACCACCTACGGCAAGGAGGTAACCGAAAAGATCACCACGGAGCTGGCCGCTAAAGGGATCGTCATCGTCAGCGGACTGGCGCTCGGTGTCGACGGTTTAGCTCACAAGGCCGCGCTAGACGCTGGTGGCATGACGCTCGCCATACTCGGCAGCGGCTTACCGCGCATTTACCCCTCAGCCCATCGTCAGCTAGCCGAACGTATCCTTGCGGGTGGGGGAGCGCTCATTAGTGAGTATTCAGAGGATGAAGAGGCACGACCGCACTACTTTTTGGAGCGTAACCGCCTCGTCAGCGGCCTGGCTGATGCGATTATTATTACTGAGGCTGCCGCGCGGAGCGGTACTTTAAACACGGCGGCACATGCCCTCGAACAGGGCAAGGAGATCTTTGTCGTACCGGGTAATATCACCAGTGCGATGAGTATCGGTTGTAATTACTTAATAAAACAGGGAGCGACACCACTAATTCACAGCGATGATGTACTGGAGGTCATCGCACCCGATTTATTAAAACCGCAGACGTCACTGGCTCTCGGCAATACCCCAGCCGAACAAAAAGTGATCGAAGCTTTACAAAACGGTCTGCGTGACGGTGATGAGATCCAAGCATCACTTGCGATTTCCGCTACCGAGCTTTCAACCGCCCTCACGATGCTCGAAATCAACGGCCTCATCCGCAATCTCGGTGCCAACCAATGGACATTGCGGTAA
- a CDS encoding hypothetical protein (RAAC3_TM7_1_615) yields MLDNLRSRMEDFVYDVELAKRRMQGDAWTQQLISQMSAELAATIPDMDFGDQCWSYRGTRLLPLVQTYKRSGVELPGGVVCTQVLLLGGNAKFYVYGPRKKRGKTVVTIHPYGLEDARGWGGVSATELLEGMLPYFI; encoded by the coding sequence ATGCTGGACAATCTTCGTAGCAGGATGGAAGACTTTGTGTACGACGTAGAGCTAGCTAAACGTCGAATGCAAGGTGATGCCTGGACGCAGCAACTCATCAGTCAGATGAGCGCAGAGCTTGCCGCGACAATCCCAGATATGGACTTCGGGGATCAATGCTGGTCCTATCGAGGCACACGTCTCTTGCCGCTTGTACAGACGTACAAACGCTCGGGTGTAGAACTTCCTGGTGGGGTCGTGTGCACACAAGTGCTCCTACTGGGAGGAAACGCCAAGTTCTACGTCTACGGGCCTCGTAAGAAGAGAGGCAAGACGGTAGTCACCATTCACCCCTACGGGCTAGAGGATGCCCGAGGGTGGGGTGGGGTCAGCGCCACTGAGCTCCTGGAGGGGATGCTGCCGTACTTCATCTGA